The following proteins come from a genomic window of Rissa tridactyla isolate bRisTri1 chromosome 13, bRisTri1.patW.cur.20221130, whole genome shotgun sequence:
- the ATXN2 gene encoding ataxin-2 isoform X15 — translation MLVPLERDNSEEFLKREARATQLAEEIESSAQYKARVALENDERTEEEKYTAVQRNANEREGHGVNTRENKYIPPGQRNRDVLSWGSGRQNSPRMGQSGSGPPISRSGSHTSEFSPNSGADQRVVNGGVPWPSPCPSPSSRPPSRYQSGPNSLPPRAATPTRPPSRPPSRPSRPPSHPSAHGSPAPVSTMPKRMSSEGPPRMSPKAQRHPRGHRVSTGRGTISSGLEFVSHNAPGEASTTAVARGSPSGGTWSSVVSGVPRLSPKTHRPRSPRQSSTPTGPALPSPQPGTIPTESVAMPVPAASPTPASPASNRAVTPSSEAKDTRLQDQRQNSATGNKENIKPSETSPSFPKPENKGVSPIVSEHRKQIDDLKKFKNDFRLQSSSSSDAVDQLLNKTREGEKSRDVVKEKTESTPKESIIETGSNTNSNGGSSKPNSPSISPSISNSSEQKRGPEVTSQGVQTSGPGSKQDKEDKEEKKDTSEQVRKSTLNPNAKEFNPRSFAQPKPSTTPTSPRPQAQPSPSMVGHQQPTPVYTQPVCFAPNMMYPVPVSPGVQPLYPIPMTPMPVNQAKTYRAGKVPNMPQQRQDQHHQSTMMHPASAAGPPIVATPPAYSTQYVAYSPQQFPNQPLVQHVPHYQSQHPHVYSPVIQGNARMMAPPTHAQPGLVSSSATQYGAHEQTHAMYACPKIPYSKETGPSFYFAISTGSLAQQYAHPNATLHPHPPHPQPSATPTGQQQSQHAGSHPAPSPVQHHQHQAAQALHLANPQQQSAIYHAGLAPTPPSMTPGSNTQSPQNSFPTAQQTVFTIHPSHVQPAYTNPPHMAHVPQAHVQSGMVPSHPTAHAPMMLMTTQPPGGPQAAIAQSALQPIPVSTTTHFPYMTHPSGEECVPGRPAP, via the exons GGTGCCATTAGAAAGAGATAATTCAGAAGAGTTTTTAAAACGGGAAGCCAGAGCAACTCAATTAGCAGAGGAAATTGAATCAAGTGCCCAATACAAAGCTCGGGTTGCCTTGGAAAATGAtgaaagaacagaagaagaaaaatatactgCTGTTCAGAGAAATGCTAATGAACGAGAAGGACATGGTGTGAACACTAG agaaaataaatacattccacCTGGACAGAGGAATAGAGATGTCCTGTCCTGGGGAAGTGGAAGACAAAACTCACCAAGGATGGGCCAGTCTGGATCGGGCCCACCAATTTCAAGGTCTGGATCCCACACTTCAGAATTCAGTCCTAACTCTGGAGCAGATCAAAGAGTAGTTAACGGAG GTGTTCCCTGGCCATCGCCTTGCCCATCTCCTTCCTCTCGCCCACCTTCTCGCTACCAGTCAGGTCCCAACTCTCTTCCACCTCGGGCAGCCACCCCTACACGGCCGCCCTCCAGGCCCCCCTCGCGGCCCTCCAGGCCCCCGTCTCACCCCTCTGCTCATGGTTCTCCAGCTCCTGTCTCTACTATGCCTAAACGCATGTCTTCAGAAG GGCCTCCACGGATGTCTCCTAAGGCACAACGGCACCCTCGAGGTCACAGAGTCTCTACTGGTAGGGGTACAATTTCAAGTGGCTTAGAATTTGTATCTCATAATGCACCAGGGGAAGCATCTACTACTGCAGTGGCACGAGGCAGCCCTTCAGGTGGGACGTGGTCATCAGTTGTCAGTGGGG TTCCGAGATTATCCCCTAAAACACACAGGCCTAGGTCTCCAAGGCAGAGCAGCACTCCCACGGgaccagctctgccttctcctcagcCTGGTACTATTCCCACTGAATCTGTTGCCATGCCTGTTCCAGCTGCCTCTCCTACACCTGCCAGCCCTGCATCCAACAGAGCAGTCACCCCTTCCAGCGAAG CTAAAGATACTAGGCTTCAGGACCAGAGGCAAAATTCTGCAACCGGAAACAAGGAGAATATAAAGCCAAGTGAGACTTCTCCTAGTTTTCCCAAACCTGAAAACAAAG GTGTATCTCCAATTGTTTCAGAACATAGAAAACAGATCGAtgatttaaagaaatttaagaatGACTTTAGG ttacagtCAAGTTCTTCTTCAGATGCAGTGGATCAGCTGCTAAACAAAACCCGAGAAGGTGAAAAATCAAGAGATGTAgttaaagaaaagacagaatcAACCCCTAAAGAATCTATCATAGAAACTGGCAGTAATACTAACTCTAATGGTGGCAGTAGCAAACCTAATAGTCCAAGTATTTCTCCTTCAATAAGTAATAGTTCTGAGCAAAAGCGAGGGCCTGAGGTAACTTCACAAGGTGTACAGACATCTGGGCCTGGAAGTAAACAAGATAAAGAGGataaagaggagaagaaagatacTTCTGA gCAAGTTAGAAAATCAACACTTAATCCTAACGCAAAAGAGTTCAACCCTCGATCTTTTGCTCAA CCGAAACCTTCTACTACACCAACCTCCCCTCGTCCGCAAGCTCAACCCAGCCCCTCCATGGTGGGTCATCAGCAGCCAACCCCAGTGTACACTCAGCCTGTTTGTTTTGCACCAAATATGATGTACCCGGTTCCAGTGAGTCCAGGCGTGCAG CCTTTGTATCCTATTCCCATGACGCCCATGCCAGTGAACCAAGCCAAGACATATAGAGCAGGTAAAG TACCAAATATGCCGCAGCAACGGCAAGACCAACATCATCAGAGCACCATGATGCATCCTGCCTCAGCAGCAGGCCCTCCAATTGTAGCTACGCCACCTGCTTATTCAACACAATATGTTGCATATAGTCCCCAGCAGTTTCCTAATCAGCCTCTTGTGCAGCATGTGCCACACTACCAGTCTCAG CATCCTCATGTTTATAGCCCTGTAATACAGGGCAACGCTAGAATGATGGCACCACCAACACACGCACAGCCTGGTTTAGTATCTTCTTCTGCAACACAGTATGGTGCGCATGAACAGACGCATGCTATGTATG CATGTCCCAAAATACCATACAGCAAGGAGACAGGCCCTTCTTTCTACTTTGCCA TTTCCACTGGCTCACTTGCTCAGCAGTATGCCCACCCTAATGCTACCCTGCATCCGCATCCTCCGCATCCTCAGCCTTCTGCCACACCAACtggccagcagcaaagccaacATGCTGGAAGCCACCCTGCTCCTAGCCCCGTGCAG catcaTCAGCACCAGGCTGCTCAGGCACTCCACCTGGCAAACCCACAACAGCAGTCGGCAATTTACCACGCAGGTCTAGCTCCAACCCCACCTTCCATGACGCCAGGCTCCAATACGCAGTCTCCACAAAATAGTTTTCCTACAGCACAACAAACAGTCTTCACCATTCATCCCTCCCATGTTCAACCTGCATATACCAATCCGCCACACATGGCCCATGTCCCCCAG